A region from the Pseudomonas sp. KU26590 genome encodes:
- a CDS encoding PA1571 family protein — protein MSLQSSSNQEPVFRPQPELQLGGAILDRNGQEILITEEMVQAACQECEKYWVQPEKQD, from the coding sequence ATGAGCTTGCAAAGCAGCAGCAATCAAGAACCCGTGTTCCGCCCTCAACCCGAACTGCAACTGGGTGGCGCGATACTCGACAGAAACGGGCAGGAAATTCTGATTACTGAAGAAATGGTCCAGGCCGCCTGCCAGGAATGCGAGAAATACTGGGTGCAGCCCGAAAAACAAGATTGA
- a CDS encoding zeta toxin family protein: MTETHYAYTPKELDAVFEAIVGTMFDVPKDIADDGSPAPKILVVAGVQGSGKTYMLNNTLLKTPGYGNYVHLYQENFRELHPRYADFADQDVTRRYKHTEAFIWELCSRIFAYAHSNKFNIVMETALDTKAFATVISGQELADYQFDVHLIGCKKDFVHLSTIKRAFNALEAGTLERFVDIATIETSIENAEVILNAFEEACMRVSGSTISLYERGFGELKNRKKLCSSRCDRVSSLTPYVFIDEQGVAITVQEQVHRIERSEALPIPCSFASFIGLIEAPVTRREDREEAWHEAYNALPKMRRFWQHVPQRLPETLWSYIKKYTV, from the coding sequence ATGACCGAAACACACTACGCCTACACGCCAAAAGAACTGGATGCCGTATTCGAGGCGATCGTAGGCACCATGTTTGATGTGCCTAAAGACATTGCAGACGATGGAAGTCCTGCACCGAAGATCCTGGTGGTCGCCGGGGTGCAGGGCTCGGGCAAGACGTACATGCTGAACAATACGCTCCTCAAAACACCGGGCTACGGCAACTACGTGCATCTGTACCAGGAAAACTTCCGCGAGCTGCATCCTCGCTATGCGGACTTCGCCGATCAGGACGTGACCCGCCGGTACAAACATACGGAGGCGTTCATCTGGGAGCTGTGCAGCCGCATCTTCGCTTATGCCCACAGCAACAAGTTCAACATCGTAATGGAAACCGCGCTGGACACCAAAGCGTTTGCCACGGTGATCTCGGGCCAGGAACTGGCTGACTACCAGTTCGACGTTCATTTGATCGGATGCAAGAAGGACTTCGTTCACCTCTCAACCATCAAGCGCGCCTTCAACGCGCTGGAAGCCGGGACCCTGGAGCGCTTCGTCGATATCGCCACCATCGAAACGAGCATCGAAAACGCCGAGGTCATTCTCAACGCGTTCGAAGAGGCCTGCATGAGGGTCAGTGGCTCTACGATCAGTCTGTACGAGCGAGGCTTCGGTGAACTGAAGAACCGAAAGAAGCTGTGCAGCAGCCGCTGTGATCGGGTCAGTTCGCTGACCCCTTACGTGTTCATCGACGAACAAGGTGTGGCGATCACCGTGCAGGAACAGGTGCACCGGATTGAGCGCAGCGAGGCGTTGCCGATCCCTTGCAGCTTCGCCAGCTTCATCGGACTGATCGAAGCCCCGGTGACGCGCCGTGAAGATCGCGAGGAGGCGTGGCATGAGGCCTATAACGCACTCCCGAAGATGCGCCGATTCTGGCAGCACGTTCCGCAACGACTGCCCGAAACGTTGTGGTCTTACATCAAGAAATACACCGTGTGA
- the pdxB gene encoding 4-phosphoerythronate dehydrogenase PdxB, whose product MRIVADENIPLLNAFFAGLGDIQRYPGRTLDRAAVADADILLVRSVTRVDRALLEGTPVRFVGTCTIGTDHLDLDYFKEAGIQWSSAPGCNARGVVDYVLGSLMTLAEIEGVELASRTYGVVGAGQVGSRLIKVLRGLGWNVLVCDPPRQAGESGDYVSLDEIIARCDVISLHTPLDKHGDTPTWHLFDRTRLQQLKQGAWLINAARGPVVDNTALRHVLLEREDLQAVLDVWEHEPAVDVELAELCVIGTPHIAGYSLDGRQRGTAQIYQALCAHLGQPASIRLEDLLPKPWLAGVDLDAATDPVWALNALCRGVYDPRRDDADFRRSVVGGADSQRLAFDALRKHYPPRREIDSLQVRINGESAALRQIVEALGATLIAD is encoded by the coding sequence ATGCGCATAGTTGCCGACGAAAACATTCCCTTGCTCAACGCCTTCTTCGCAGGCTTGGGTGACATCCAGCGTTATCCGGGGCGCACGCTCGACCGTGCTGCCGTCGCCGACGCCGATATTCTGCTGGTGCGCTCGGTGACGCGGGTCGACCGCGCCTTGCTCGAAGGTACGCCGGTGCGCTTCGTCGGCACCTGCACCATCGGCACCGATCACCTTGATCTCGACTACTTCAAGGAAGCTGGCATTCAATGGTCAAGCGCCCCGGGCTGCAACGCCCGTGGCGTGGTGGACTACGTGCTGGGCAGCCTGATGACCCTCGCGGAAATCGAAGGCGTCGAACTCGCCAGTCGCACCTATGGCGTGGTCGGCGCGGGGCAGGTCGGCAGTCGCCTGATCAAGGTTCTGCGCGGCCTGGGCTGGAACGTCCTGGTCTGCGACCCGCCGCGTCAGGCCGGTGAAAGCGGCGATTACGTCAGCCTCGACGAGATCATCGCCCGCTGCGATGTGATCAGCTTGCACACACCGCTGGATAAACACGGCGACACGCCCACCTGGCACCTGTTCGACCGCACTCGCTTGCAGCAGCTCAAGCAGGGCGCCTGGCTGATCAACGCCGCGCGTGGCCCGGTGGTCGACAACACCGCTTTGCGCCATGTGTTGCTGGAGCGCGAAGACCTGCAAGCGGTGCTGGACGTCTGGGAGCACGAGCCGGCGGTCGATGTCGAACTGGCCGAATTGTGCGTGATCGGCACGCCCCACATCGCCGGCTATAGCCTCGATGGCCGACAGCGCGGCACGGCGCAAATCTACCAGGCGCTGTGCGCGCACCTCGGCCAACCGGCGAGCATCCGTCTTGAAGACTTGCTGCCCAAGCCCTGGCTGGCCGGGGTTGATCTGGATGCCGCCACGGACCCGGTCTGGGCGCTGAATGCGCTGTGTCGCGGCGTTTACGATCCGCGCCGCGACGACGCGGATTTCCGCCGCAGTGTGGTAGGGGGGGCCGACAGCCAACGCCTTGCCTTCGACGCGCTACGCAAGCATTACCCGCCCCGCCGGGAAATCGACAGCCTGCAGGTGCGCATCAACGGCGAGTCGGCGGCTCTGCGTCAGATCGTCGAGGCCTTGGGCGCAACGTTGATCGCCGATTGA
- the tusA gene encoding sulfurtransferase TusA translates to MSDSIKSPAVDAVLDATGLNCPEPVMMLHQKVRDLPPGGLLKVIATDPSTQRDIPKFCVFLGHELVDKQAGDGEFLYWIRKKLD, encoded by the coding sequence ATGTCTGATTCCATTAAAAGCCCCGCCGTCGATGCCGTGCTCGACGCCACCGGCCTCAATTGCCCCGAGCCGGTCATGATGCTGCACCAGAAGGTGCGTGACCTGCCGCCCGGCGGCTTGCTCAAGGTAATTGCCACCGATCCTTCCACCCAGCGTGATATTCCCAAATTCTGTGTGTTCCTCGGCCACGAGCTGGTGGACAAACAGGCGGGCGACGGCGAGTTCCTCTACTGGATCCGCAAGAAGCTCGACTGA
- a CDS encoding monovalent cation/H+ antiporter subunit A, translating to MSLIVLLLLPFIGSCLAALLPHNARNSESILAGLIALIGTVQVALWYPQIAHGGVIREEFFWLPSLGLNFVLRLDGFAWLFSILVLGIGALVSLYARYYMSPDDPVPRFFSFFLAFMGAMLGLVMSGNLIQIVFFWELTSVFSFLLIGYWHHRADARRGAYMALMVTGAGGLALLVGMMLLGHVVGSYDLDRVLASGDAIRAHALYPVLLTLILIGALSKSAQFPFHFWLPHAMAAPTPVSAYLHSATMVKAGVFLLARLWPSLSGSEQWFWIVSGAGACTLVIGAYSAMFQNDLKGLLAYSTISHLGLITLLLGLNSPLAAVAAVFHILNHATFKASLFMAAGIIDHESGTRDIRKLSGLIKLMPYTATLAMVASASMAGVPLLNGFLSKEMFFAETVFITSTDWVEIALPVIATIAGIFSVAYSLRFTVDVFFGPKATRLPHTPHEPPRWMRLPVELLVLACLIVGIFPTHSVGPLLAAAAQPVVGGELPEYSLAIWHGLNAPMIMSLIAMAAGIVLYLLLRGPIKRKQVNGPPLIWRLNGKHMFERVLVLKMRGARRLVGLLTTRRLQAQLFLMVLAALVAGFVPMYESGLSWGDRPKIPGSGVFVMLWLIAIACAIGAAWQAKYHRLAAVTMVSVCGLMTCVTFVWFSAPDLALTQLAVEVVTTVLILLGLRWLPRRNENVPPPSQARRRAKVRRIRDFVLAVAVGGGMAALSYAMLTRPTPNTISEFYLSRALAQGGGTNAVNVMLVDFRGFDTFGEITVLAVVALTVFALLRRFRPPKESIALPAQQRLLARDVVTDLVNPRHAADTALGFMMVPAVLVRLLLPVAFVVSMYLFMRGHNQPGGGFVAGLVMSVAFILQYMVAGTQWVEANMSLRPLRWMGTGLFFALATGLGSMALGYPFMTTHTAHVVLPMLGDLHIASALFFDIGVYAVVVGSTLLILTALAHQSVRSHRPTSLPQPIEPVPADSPISQGAI from the coding sequence ATGTCCCTGATAGTTCTACTGCTTCTGCCTTTCATCGGCAGCTGTCTGGCGGCCCTTTTGCCGCACAACGCACGCAACAGTGAATCCATTCTCGCCGGCCTGATCGCCTTGATCGGCACGGTGCAAGTTGCATTGTGGTATCCACAGATCGCCCACGGCGGGGTCATCAGAGAAGAGTTTTTCTGGCTACCGAGCCTGGGCCTGAACTTCGTCCTGCGCCTGGACGGCTTTGCCTGGCTATTCTCGATACTGGTGCTGGGGATCGGCGCACTGGTGTCGCTGTATGCGCGCTATTACATGTCGCCGGACGACCCGGTGCCGCGTTTCTTTTCATTCTTTCTCGCGTTCATGGGCGCCATGCTCGGGCTGGTCATGTCCGGCAACCTCATTCAAATCGTGTTTTTCTGGGAGCTGACCAGCGTCTTCTCGTTCCTGCTGATCGGCTACTGGCACCACCGCGCCGACGCCCGGCGTGGCGCTTACATGGCGCTGATGGTGACCGGCGCCGGCGGCCTCGCGCTGCTGGTCGGGATGATGCTTCTCGGGCACGTCGTCGGCAGCTATGACCTGGATCGCGTGCTGGCTTCGGGCGATGCGATTCGCGCCCACGCGCTGTACCCCGTGCTGCTGACGCTGATTCTGATCGGCGCGCTCAGCAAGAGCGCGCAATTCCCTTTCCATTTCTGGCTGCCCCACGCCATGGCGGCGCCGACACCGGTGTCGGCGTATCTGCACTCGGCGACGATGGTCAAGGCCGGGGTGTTCCTGCTCGCGCGGCTGTGGCCTTCGTTGTCGGGGAGCGAACAGTGGTTCTGGATCGTCAGCGGCGCAGGGGCCTGCACGCTGGTGATCGGCGCTTACTCGGCCATGTTTCAAAACGACCTCAAGGGCCTGCTGGCCTATTCCACCATCAGTCACCTGGGGCTCATCACCCTGCTGCTGGGCCTGAACAGCCCGCTGGCCGCCGTTGCAGCGGTGTTTCACATCCTCAACCACGCCACGTTCAAAGCGTCGCTGTTCATGGCGGCCGGGATCATCGACCACGAAAGCGGCACTCGCGACATCCGCAAGCTCAGCGGGCTGATCAAGCTGATGCCGTACACCGCGACGCTGGCAATGGTCGCCAGCGCGTCAATGGCCGGGGTGCCACTGCTGAACGGCTTCCTGTCCAAGGAAATGTTTTTTGCGGAAACGGTGTTCATCACCTCGACCGACTGGGTCGAGATCGCCCTGCCGGTGATCGCCACCATCGCCGGGATCTTCAGCGTGGCCTATTCCCTGCGTTTCACCGTCGACGTGTTCTTCGGCCCGAAGGCCACGCGCCTGCCCCACACGCCCCACGAACCGCCGCGCTGGATGCGCCTGCCGGTGGAGTTGCTGGTGCTGGCCTGCCTGATCGTCGGTATTTTTCCCACGCACTCCGTCGGCCCATTGCTGGCCGCCGCGGCGCAGCCAGTGGTCGGTGGGGAGTTGCCCGAATACAGCCTGGCGATCTGGCATGGGTTGAACGCGCCGATGATCATGAGCCTGATCGCCATGGCCGCCGGCATCGTGCTGTACCTGCTGCTGCGCGGGCCGATCAAGCGCAAACAGGTCAATGGCCCGCCGCTGATCTGGCGCCTGAACGGCAAGCACATGTTCGAGCGCGTGCTGGTTCTGAAGATGAGAGGGGCGCGCCGACTGGTGGGGTTGTTGACGACACGTCGCCTGCAGGCGCAGCTGTTTCTGATGGTGCTGGCGGCGCTGGTCGCGGGTTTCGTGCCGATGTATGAGAGCGGGCTGAGCTGGGGCGATCGCCCGAAGATTCCGGGTTCCGGCGTATTTGTGATGCTTTGGCTGATCGCCATTGCCTGCGCCATTGGCGCCGCCTGGCAAGCCAAGTACCACCGACTGGCGGCCGTGACCATGGTCAGCGTCTGCGGGCTGATGACCTGTGTGACCTTCGTCTGGTTCTCCGCGCCGGACCTGGCGCTGACCCAACTGGCGGTGGAAGTCGTCACCACGGTGTTGATTCTGCTCGGCCTGCGCTGGCTGCCGCGACGCAACGAAAACGTGCCGCCCCCCTCCCAGGCACGACGCCGGGCCAAGGTGCGGCGGATCCGCGATTTCGTCCTCGCCGTGGCGGTGGGCGGGGGCATGGCGGCGTTGTCGTACGCGATGCTGACGCGGCCGACGCCTAACACCATTTCCGAGTTTTACCTGAGCCGTGCCCTGGCCCAGGGCGGAGGCACCAATGCCGTCAACGTCATGCTCGTGGACTTCCGTGGCTTCGACACCTTTGGCGAGATCACCGTGCTGGCCGTGGTGGCTTTGACGGTCTTCGCCCTGCTGCGCCGCTTCCGGCCGCCGAAAGAAAGCATCGCCCTGCCGGCACAACAGCGTTTGCTGGCCCGTGACGTGGTCACCGATCTGGTCAACCCGCGTCATGCCGCCGACACGGCACTGGGCTTCATGATGGTGCCGGCGGTGCTGGTGCGCCTGCTGTTGCCGGTGGCTTTTGTGGTGTCGATGTACCTGTTCATGCGCGGGCATAACCAGCCGGGTGGCGGTTTCGTCGCCGGGCTGGTGATGTCGGTGGCGTTCATCCTGCAATACATGGTCGCCGGCACCCAGTGGGTCGAGGCCAACATGAGCCTGCGGCCGTTGCGCTGGATGGGCACCGGTCTGTTCTTCGCGCTGGCCACGGGTCTGGGCTCGATGGCCCTCGGTTATCCGTTCATGACCACCCACACCGCCCACGTGGTCCTGCCGATGCTGGGTGACCTGCACATCGCCAGCGCGCTGTTTTTCGACATCGGCGTGTACGCGGTGGTGGTCGGCTCGACCTTGCTGATCCTCACGGCGCTGGCTCACCAGTCGGTGCGCAGCCATCGCCCGACCTCGCTGCCGCAGCCCATTGAGCCGGTCCCGGCCGACAGCCCGATTTCACAAGGAGCCATCTGA
- a CDS encoding Na+/H+ antiporter subunit C, with product MEEVIAIAIGVLAASGVWLILRPRTFQVVMGLCLLSYGVNLFIFSMGSLFIGKEPIIKDGVPQDLLNYTDPLPQALVLTAIVISFAMTALFLVVLLASRGLTGNDHVDGRELGE from the coding sequence ATGGAAGAAGTCATCGCCATTGCCATTGGCGTGCTCGCCGCATCCGGCGTGTGGCTGATCCTGCGTCCACGGACCTTTCAGGTCGTCATGGGCCTGTGCCTGCTGTCCTATGGCGTCAATCTGTTCATCTTCAGCATGGGCAGCCTGTTCATCGGCAAGGAGCCGATCATCAAGGACGGCGTGCCCCAGGACCTGCTCAATTACACCGATCCCCTGCCCCAGGCGCTGGTGCTGACGGCCATCGTCATCAGTTTCGCCATGACTGCGCTGTTTCTGGTGGTGCTGCTGGCGTCGCGCGGCCTGACCGGCAACGACCATGTCGACGGTCGGGAGCTGGGTGAATGA
- a CDS encoding monovalent cation/H+ antiporter subunit D, translated as MSVMNQLIVAPILLPVLTAALMLWLGEKHRPLKARINLFSTGLGLAIAITLMMWVQKTGTTGFIGVYLPGNWEAPFGIVLVVDHLSALMLVLTGIVAFCALLFALARWDRAGASFHALFQIQLMGLYGAFLTADLFNLFVFFEVLLAASYGLMLHGSGRARVSAGLHYITINLLASSLFLIGAALIYGVTGTLNLADLAIKIPQVPEGDLGLLHAGAAILAVAFLAKAGMWPLNFWLVPAYSAASAPVAALFAIMTKVGFYTLMRLWTLLFSGQAGASAFFGGDWLIWGGMATVTVAAISVVAAQRLERMASLSILVSAGILLSAVGFAQPSLTAGALFYLVSSTLALSALFLLAELIERSRSANDIALDEDADQLPKALESLHPVPGTNLDDEQKAVVGHVIPWTMAFLGLSFIACALLIIGMPPLSGFLGKLTLISALLNPLGLDVAKDEAIRADSWTLVALLIISGLTSLFAFVRVGIKRFWTPQEHAAPMLRLNECLPIALLVGCAIVLTFKAQALLHYTQDTAQALHDPQQYVLSVMAARPIAGPASVAAEVQP; from the coding sequence ATGAGTGTGATGAATCAACTGATCGTCGCGCCGATCCTGCTGCCGGTGCTGACCGCTGCGCTGATGCTGTGGCTCGGCGAGAAACACCGCCCGCTGAAAGCGCGGATCAACCTCTTCTCCACCGGGCTCGGTCTGGCCATCGCCATCACGCTGATGATGTGGGTGCAGAAAACCGGGACCACCGGCTTCATTGGCGTGTACCTGCCGGGCAACTGGGAGGCGCCGTTCGGCATCGTGCTGGTGGTCGATCACCTGTCAGCCCTGATGCTGGTGCTGACCGGCATCGTCGCCTTCTGCGCCCTGCTCTTCGCCCTGGCGCGATGGGATCGCGCCGGCGCCAGTTTCCATGCCCTGTTTCAGATTCAGCTGATGGGGCTATATGGCGCGTTTCTCACCGCTGACCTGTTCAACCTGTTCGTGTTCTTCGAGGTTTTGCTGGCGGCGTCCTACGGCCTGATGCTGCACGGCTCGGGACGGGCGCGGGTATCGGCTGGCCTGCATTACATCACCATCAACCTGCTGGCCTCGTCGCTGTTTCTGATCGGCGCCGCGCTGATTTACGGGGTCACCGGCACACTGAATCTGGCGGACCTGGCGATAAAGATCCCTCAGGTGCCGGAGGGCGATCTGGGTTTGCTGCACGCGGGCGCGGCCATTCTGGCCGTCGCGTTTCTGGCCAAGGCCGGCATGTGGCCGCTGAATTTCTGGCTGGTGCCGGCCTATTCCGCCGCCAGCGCACCGGTGGCAGCGCTGTTCGCGATCATGACCAAGGTCGGTTTCTACACGCTGATGCGGTTGTGGACGCTGTTGTTCTCCGGCCAGGCCGGGGCATCGGCGTTCTTCGGCGGGGACTGGTTGATCTGGGGCGGCATGGCCACCGTGACCGTGGCGGCGATTTCCGTGGTTGCTGCCCAACGCCTGGAACGCATGGCCAGCCTGAGCATTCTGGTGTCGGCGGGGATTCTGCTCTCGGCGGTCGGTTTCGCGCAGCCGAGCCTGACCGCCGGCGCGCTGTTTTATCTGGTCAGCTCGACCCTGGCGCTCAGTGCGCTGTTCCTGCTGGCGGAGCTGATCGAGCGCTCGCGCTCGGCCAACGACATCGCCCTCGACGAAGACGCCGACCAGTTGCCCAAGGCGCTGGAGTCGTTGCACCCGGTACCGGGGACCAATCTGGATGACGAGCAGAAAGCCGTGGTCGGCCACGTCATCCCCTGGACCATGGCGTTTCTGGGCTTGAGTTTCATTGCCTGCGCGCTATTGATCATCGGCATGCCGCCGCTGTCGGGTTTCCTCGGCAAGCTAACGCTGATCAGCGCCCTGCTCAATCCGCTGGGCCTTGATGTGGCGAAGGACGAAGCCATTCGCGCTGACAGCTGGACGCTGGTGGCGCTACTGATTATTTCCGGGCTGACGTCGCTGTTTGCCTTCGTGCGTGTAGGCATCAAGCGCTTCTGGACGCCCCAGGAACACGCGGCACCGATGCTGCGGCTCAACGAATGCCTGCCGATCGCCTTGCTGGTGGGCTGCGCCATCGTGCTGACGTTCAAGGCTCAGGCGCTGCTTCATTACACCCAGGACACCGCCCAGGCGCTGCATGACCCGCAGCAATACGTGCTGTCGGTGATGGCGGCGCGGCCGATAGCGGGGCCCGCCTCAGTAGCGGCAGAGGTGCAGCCATGA
- a CDS encoding Na+/H+ antiporter subunit E: MKRLFPAPLLSLSLWGLWLLLNLSLSPGHLLLGALLGFFAPYIFAPLRPSPARIRKPGVAVRLFLLVGRDVVVSNLVVAWGVLSAGRRPPRSAFVKVPLDLHDAHGLAALAMICTVVPGTVWSELALDRSVLLMHVFDLDDEAAFIEHFKSTYERPLMEIFQ, from the coding sequence ATGAAGCGTCTGTTTCCCGCGCCGCTGTTGTCGCTGTCGCTGTGGGGCTTGTGGCTGTTGCTCAACCTGTCGCTGAGCCCGGGCCATCTGCTGCTGGGCGCCCTGCTCGGTTTTTTTGCGCCGTACATTTTTGCGCCGTTGCGCCCTTCGCCCGCGCGGATCCGCAAACCCGGCGTCGCCGTTCGCTTGTTCCTGTTGGTGGGCCGTGATGTGGTGGTGTCCAATCTGGTCGTCGCCTGGGGCGTGCTGAGCGCGGGTCGGCGTCCGCCGCGCTCGGCGTTCGTCAAGGTCCCGCTGGACCTGCACGACGCCCACGGCCTGGCGGCGCTGGCGATGATTTGCACGGTGGTGCCGGGAACGGTCTGGTCTGAACTGGCGCTGGATCGCAGCGTGCTGCTGATGCATGTGTTCGATCTGGACGACGAAGCGGCCTTCATCGAGCACTTCAAAAGCACGTACGAACGGCCACTGATGGAGATTTTCCAATGA
- a CDS encoding K+/H+ antiporter subunit F, which yields MSALLTNAILFTLSVFTIAMVLTLIRLFKGPSAQDRVLALDYLYILAMLTMLVLGIRYASDTYFEAALLIALFGFVGSFALAKFLLRGEVIE from the coding sequence ATGAGCGCCCTGCTCACAAACGCGATTCTGTTTACGTTGTCGGTGTTCACCATCGCCATGGTCCTGACCTTGATTCGCCTGTTCAAAGGCCCGTCGGCCCAGGACCGGGTACTGGCGCTGGACTACCTGTACATCCTGGCGATGCTGACGATGTTGGTGCTGGGCATTCGTTACGCCAGTGACACCTACTTCGAGGCGGCGCTGCTGATCGCGCTGTTCGGCTTCGTCGGCTCCTTCGCGCTGGCCAAATTTCTGTTGCGCGGCGAGGTGATCGAATGA
- a CDS encoding Na+/H+ antiporter subunit G, which yields MNSLQVLPFWVEVLTAVLLVLSSLFGLIGALGLLRMKDFFQRMHPPALASTLGAWCVALASIVYFSALKEGPVLHAWLIPILLAITVPVTTLLLARTGLFRKRMAGDDVPAEVSDGRQQGH from the coding sequence ATGAATTCGTTGCAGGTGTTGCCGTTCTGGGTCGAAGTCCTGACCGCCGTGCTGCTGGTGCTGAGCAGCCTGTTCGGCCTGATCGGCGCGCTGGGGCTGCTGCGCATGAAGGACTTTTTCCAGCGCATGCACCCGCCCGCGTTGGCCTCGACCCTCGGCGCGTGGTGCGTGGCGCTGGCATCGATCGTCTACTTCTCGGCGCTGAAGGAGGGTCCTGTGTTGCACGCGTGGCTGATCCCGATCCTGCTCGCAATCACCGTCCCGGTGACCACCTTGCTGCTGGCCCGCACCGGGCTGTTTCGCAAGCGCATGGCCGGTGACGACGTGCCAGCGGAAGTCAGCGACGGCAGACAGCAGGGGCATTGA
- a CDS encoding DUF2789 family protein, which translates to MEIMTPSLELLFEQMGLESDQASIDAFVAAHQLPEGVKVSEAEFWTDNQAALLKEKIQLDDDWAPIVDELNVLLHTPT; encoded by the coding sequence ATGGAAATCATGACGCCGTCGCTTGAGCTCTTGTTCGAACAAATGGGGCTGGAGTCCGATCAGGCCAGCATCGATGCATTCGTCGCTGCGCATCAATTGCCGGAAGGCGTGAAGGTGTCCGAAGCCGAGTTCTGGACAGACAATCAAGCGGCACTTCTCAAGGAAAAGATCCAGCTGGACGATGACTGGGCACCCATCGTCGATGAGCTGAACGTGTTGCTGCACACACCGACCTGA
- a CDS encoding T6SS phospholipase effector Tle1-like catalytic domain-containing protein, translating into MTKKTMTQAPADSRADAQPVTVRLGVFFDGTGNNRINSQIGADCQAMAEVYDGVHTKECGGRHSDPASSYSNSLTNIARLAGLYKQQRKAIINADGVYVYGAVYVSGVGTTSGGRDSRVSGQGFGRGTTGVVAKVSRSIKKLADELQMFESDNPGCVIGALELDVFGFSRGAASARHLANEVLKKSRGALDPVLDPRTLPLSDSFSWACGSVRLKVIGLFDTVAAVGGISDLGSVRDAVNKRVNLFLPPGCAQQVLHLVAGDEHRRNFVLNSVKPDWPREIVLPGSHSDIGGGYQPQEVEKVSLFRPRRSLVSVGTPYDATDAWLQAHAELSTLDAGRLLDPTDDSASLGVECFERFASSSRGVKTVVATVTLERRVYNHLAHVYLRVMHTLASDEGVPFLPIRDSAEITLPPELRPIAAKLISHAKGEGGVLNDAELNLLYQRYIHRSAHWNNARRDALVDGLFVHAPARNGRQTFSNVGQPGYPH; encoded by the coding sequence ATGACAAAAAAAACCATGACTCAGGCGCCGGCCGATTCCCGTGCCGACGCGCAGCCAGTTACCGTTCGCCTCGGGGTGTTCTTCGACGGGACGGGTAACAACCGCATTAATAGCCAGATTGGCGCCGACTGTCAGGCCATGGCGGAAGTCTACGACGGCGTGCATACAAAAGAATGTGGCGGTCGTCACAGTGACCCCGCCAGCAGTTACAGCAACAGCCTCACCAATATCGCGAGGCTCGCCGGTTTATATAAGCAACAGCGCAAGGCAATCATTAACGCAGACGGCGTTTATGTGTATGGCGCGGTGTATGTCAGCGGCGTTGGCACTACCTCTGGCGGGCGTGATTCCCGCGTGTCGGGCCAGGGCTTTGGTCGCGGCACCACCGGCGTGGTGGCGAAAGTGTCGCGGAGCATCAAAAAACTCGCCGATGAACTTCAGATGTTCGAAAGTGATAACCCGGGTTGCGTCATCGGGGCGCTGGAGCTGGACGTGTTCGGTTTCAGTCGGGGGGCGGCGTCGGCCCGGCATCTGGCCAACGAAGTGCTGAAAAAATCCCGTGGCGCGCTCGACCCGGTGCTCGACCCCCGCACACTGCCGCTGTCGGACAGCTTCTCGTGGGCCTGCGGCAGCGTGCGGTTGAAGGTCATCGGGCTGTTCGACACGGTGGCTGCCGTGGGCGGGATTTCCGATCTGGGCAGTGTTCGCGATGCGGTCAATAAACGGGTCAATCTGTTTCTGCCCCCCGGGTGCGCGCAGCAGGTGCTGCATCTGGTGGCCGGCGATGAGCATCGGCGTAACTTTGTGCTCAACAGCGTCAAGCCCGACTGGCCCCGGGAAATCGTCCTGCCCGGCAGCCATTCGGACATCGGCGGTGGCTATCAGCCCCAGGAAGTGGAGAAGGTGTCGCTGTTCCGGCCTCGCCGCAGTCTGGTCAGCGTCGGTACGCCGTACGACGCCACGGACGCCTGGCTGCAGGCCCACGCCGAGTTGTCCACCCTCGACGCCGGGCGTCTGCTCGACCCCACTGATGACAGCGCCTCGCTGGGCGTTGAATGTTTCGAACGGTTCGCCAGCAGCTCGCGCGGGGTCAAAACGGTGGTCGCCACGGTGACGCTGGAGCGCCGCGTCTACAACCATCTGGCTCACGTTTACCTGCGGGTCATGCACACGCTGGCGAGTGACGAAGGTGTGCCGTTTTTGCCGATCCGCGATTCAGCGGAGATCACCCTGCCACCGGAATTGCGTCCCATCGCCGCCAAGCTGATCAGTCATGCAAAAGGAGAGGGCGGGGTGTTGAACGACGCGGAGCTGAATTTGTTGTATCAGCGCTACATTCATCGCTCGGCCCACTGGAACAATGCGCGGCGCGACGCGCTGGTGGATGGTCTGTTTGTGCATGCGCCTGCGCGGAACGGGCGGCAGACGTTTTCCAATGTCGGCCAGCCCGGTTATCCACATTGA